The genome window TCGGCCGGGGCCGGCATCGCGAAAGCCACGAGCGCCGCGAGGGCGAGCAGGACTGTCCCGGAAAAACCGGCTCGGGAGAAGGATGCGGAATGCGACGCCGAAGGTGCGGATGAGATGCTCAACTCAAGCCTTTCGTCCATTGGGGTGACTTGGGAACCGGAACGGCTCGTGGCGCCGCGCTTCAGCCGCCGGTGCGGTACTTGGGGTGGCACTCCGCCATCGCCTGATCAATTCCGTTGAGCGACATGCGGAACTTCTGAAAATCGTCGGCCTTCACCGCCTCGACGCTCTGCATCGTGCCGTCGATGAGCCGCTTGTGGAAGGCCATGTACTCGTCGTCGTCGAGGTACTCGTATCCCTCGGAGGCCATGATCCCGGCCAAGAGGTTGAAGACCATCGCTTCCCGCTCGACCGAAGCCTTGTCTTCCTTGAACCGCTTTTCGTCGGTGATGTTGAGCTTCAGGTAGTCGAAGGTCTTCTGGAACTTCCACATGATGTCCGACAGCGTCGTGACGTCGCTGTAGGGGACGACGTCGGCCGCGTCCTTGGCGGGGGGCTTGCCGCCGTCCAGCATGTCGCAGATCTTGTCGAACGACTCCTTGGCGATCTTGAACCGCTCGCTCCCCTTGTCGCTCGCCTGGCTGCTGATCGTCTTGGCCTCGTCCCGGATGAACTTGGCCTTGGCCTTCCAGTTCGGCTGATCGGCCCCCGGGTAATCGCCGACCGCCTTCGCGATGCTCGCCAGGACCGCCGCCTCGGCGGAGACTTCCGCAAAGTTGCGATTGAAGTCGCCGAGCTTCTGCAGACCGGTCGTCAGCTTGGTGCGGCTCTGCTTCGACTCTTCGATGAGGGATTCGATCGACGCGAGCTTCGTCAGGTCGAAGGCTCCGGATCCACCGCCCGCGGCACCCGTGGCCGGCGCGGCAGGCATGGGCATCGGCGAGGCCGAAGGCGACATCGGCATCGGAGTCGTCGCCGCCATGGCGGGTGCGCCGGAGACCACCGTCTGGTCCGTGGCGACCGTCAACGGACGGTCGAAGAAGACGTCGTACGGAATCTTCCCCAGCCAGCGGGTTTCCTTCCGCTTGGGATCGACCGGCTCCGGTGGCGACTGCGGAAACGCCGTGGCGGCCGGACCGCCGGACGCGGGGGCCGCAGCCGGTGTTCCGGCGACCGGAGCGGCTGCGGGAGCACCGGGGGCCGGCGAACCGGCAGCCGGAGCGGCCTGCGGCGCGGGGGCCGGCGTTCCTCCGCCGCAGCCGGTCAACAGCAGAAGCCCGAATGATCCAGCCACGAGTGATCCGGCGGCCAGCGAGCCCGTCATCACTGTCCCGAAACTCCGGAGCGTGGGTCCGAACGAAAGCGGTCGCGGCATTCCCGTACCTGAACTGGCCAATCTGATGGGAGTTGCGATTATCCTGCCCGGAAACGCAACGTGCAATGCGCTATCTCCTCTGATAAACTCCCCCGCCCAAAATCGGGCGCCGGCCGCGCCGGGACATGGGGTTCCGTCGCGACCCCGGTCCATCGGAGCCTGCGCCCAATTACATCCGCCCGGAGTCGAGGCGGACGGGGTCAGGTCAGTCGTGCCACGGGAGTCGGTCCAGTCGTGTCGATCATCGTTCAGAAGTTCGGGGGAACCAGCGTCGCCACTGCCGAGAAGATCCTCTCGGCCGCCAAGCGGGCGATCGATCTGACGAAACGCGGGCACCAGGTCGTGATGGTCGTCAGCGCCCGGGGCAAGAAGACCGACGAGCTCATTACGCTGGCCGAAGAGATCACCAAGACGCCCGCTCCCCGCGAGATGGACATGCTCCTCTCGATCGGCGAGCAGGAGACGGTCGCCCTGATGGCGATGGCGATCCACACGCTCGGGGAGAAGGCGGTCAGCCTCACCGGCGGCCAGATCGGGATCGTGACGGACTCGACCCACACCAAGTCGCGGATCCGCAAGATCAGCACCGACCGCCTGCGAAAGCACCTCGACGAAGGGGCGATCGTCGTTGCCTGCGGGTTTCAGGGGGTCGACGAGGACGGAAACATCACGACCCTCGGCCGCGGCGGCAGCGACACGACCGCGTCCGCGCTTGCCGCCGTCCTCCAGGCCGAGGAATGCGAGATCTACACCGACGTCAACGGCGTCTATACGACTGATCCGCGGGTCGTCCCGGAAGCCCGCCGGATCGGGACGATTTCCTACGACGACATGCTGGAGATGGCGAGCCTGGGAGCGGGCGTCATGCACTCCCGGTCGATCGAGTTCGCCAAGAAGTTCAACGTGAAGCTCCGCGTGAAGCCGGCCTACTCGACGGAGGATGGGACGCTCATCGCTCCGGTCGGGGATGACATCGACCGGCCTGTCACAGGGCTGGCGATCGTCAAGAACGAGGCCCGCGTCACGCTCAAGGGAATTCCCGACCGCCCGGGGGTTATGGGGACGGTCTTTTCCAAGCTCGCCGCCCGGAAGATCCCGATCGACATGGTCGTGCAGAACGTCGTTTCCGACGGCAAGGCGGAGGTGACTTTCACGGTTCCCGAGGGAGACCTCGCCGGGACCCTGACCGCGGCCCAGGAGGCGGTGAACGAAGTCGGCTCCGGAACGGTCGTCAGCGGGACGAATGTCTCGAAGGTCTCCGCCGTCGGGACCGGGATGAGGACCAACACCGGCGTCGCGGCCCAGATGTTCCGCCGGCTGGCGGAAGCGGGGGTCAACATCCAGATGATCACGACCAGCGACATCAAGATTTCGGTCCTGGTCGACCGGAACCTGAGCCAGGCGGCCCTGCGGGCGGTCCATCAGGGCTTCGAACTCGACAAGGCGGCGGTGGCGGCGACGCAGCCCAAGGCTCCGAAGCTGGCGGCCCGCGACGAGAAGGCGCTGCAGACGGCGGTTGCGGACCGGCTATCGAATATGGAAGACATCGTCGTGAGCGACATCCTCCATGACGACAGCCAGTCGCGGGTGACGCTGCACAACGTTCCGGACCGGCCGGGGCTTTGCGCCGAGATCTTCGAGACGGTCGCCCGGGAGAACCTCCTGGTCGACATGATCGTCCAGAACATCGGCGAGAACGGGACGACCGAGGTGTCCTTCACCGTGCCCCGCGCGGATCTCGAGAAGTGCCTGACAACCGTGGGCAAGCTGCTGGAGCGGCTGCACGGTGCGTATGTCTCTCACGACAGGGACATTTCGACCCTGTCGGTGATGGGGATCGGCCTGCGGACCCACACCGGGGTGGGCGAGAAGATGTTCCGCTGCCTGGCGGAGGCGGGGATCAACATCAAGCTCATCAACACGAGCGAGATCCGGATCAGTGCCGTGATCGATCGGAAGCAGGGTGCATTGGGGCTGGAGCGGCTCGTTGCGGCGTTCGGCGTCGCCCCCTGAAGCCTTGGGGGCGGTCAACGAGGGACGGAGTGGATGTCCCCTTGGCTCGAACCGCGCCGTTGCCGGCGAAGCTCCCATAGCTCAAACCCAATGTGCGACGGCAGCCTGGGGTCAAGGGGGCCACGCCCCCTTGCCGCCGGAGGCATTTTCGTCGCGGAACCGTGGGACACAACGGATGACCCCTTTGTGGCACCAGCGGTGAGGACTCCTTCACATCACACCGCTGGCTTTGCAATCCCCGCGGGTTGGTGAGGGGGCATACGGCACGGCGTCCGCGTCTGGATACTCACTCCTTCAGACATCCCTCGACGGCCAGGCCTCCGGCGGGCAAAGGGGCGTTGCCCCTCTGCACTCCCCACCAGGGGTACCCCCTGGACCCCGGTTTTTGGCGGCAATGTTGGTGGCGCAGCAAAAAACGCCACACCCGATGGAGTCTCGCGAGCGCCGCTGAGCTTCCACCGGGTGGGCGTTGTTCTGTCTGCCGACTGGAGGCGGGGCAAACCTTCTGATCGAGAAGGAACGCTCCGCCCGGCCGCAGTTTACTTGGCTTCTTCGATCGTGAACGGCTCGCGAACGACCGGCTTCTGAATCAGGCCGCTGCGAAGCATCTTGACCGGAACCCGACGGCGGACCGTCTTGCCGTCTTCGACGACACGGACTTCCTGGAGGTTCTGCTTGAACTGGCGGCGGGCGATGCCAGTCGTCTTGCGACCGTTACCGCCGAGGTACTTGGCCTTACCGCGCTGGGTCAGCGAGTTTCCGAGCACCGGCTTGAGGTCGCCGTAAATCGCCGCCTTCTTGGCTCGCTTGATCCGTTTGTTCTTCTTGAGCGTGCTCATGACTCTCAAAACCGGCTGGGCCCCGCCGAGGTGGCGGAGCAAATCGCAAAGGGGAAAGCGAAGAAATTTAACGGGTCCCCCGGGGGAACGCAATCGGATTGACGGGGCAGTCCCCCTCCCGTCCCGAACCGGCTTCCGGGGAGTTCGGACGGTTCCGCCGGCTCCGGAAAACGGTGCTTGAAGTTCCGGACTTTCGACGGTAGTTCTCAGAATCGTAAGCCAAGACTCGGTTTACGCGCGTATCCACTCTGAGTGCTCATGAGGACGAATGATGCGCAGGATTTCGACGCTGGGCCTGGTGGTGCTTCTGGGGCTGTTCTCGATGGGGGTCTTCGGCATCTCACCCCCGCCCGTTTCCGCCACTCTGGCGGCCTCCCCCGGCGAGTTCCGCTACTTCTCCTTCCTCACCGATCCTTCATTTTCCTCCGTGGAGCGAGCCCTGCTGTTCGGTGTCCTCGGAATCGCCTTCGCCGGTCTCGCATATGCGTGGATGTTGATGGGTCAGGTCCGCTCGGCCGACCCCGGCACGCCGCGGATGCAGGAGATCGCAGCTGCGATTCGCGAGGGGGCCGACGCCTACCTCCGCCG of Planctomyces sp. SH-PL14 contains these proteins:
- a CDS encoding aspartate kinase, giving the protein MSIIVQKFGGTSVATAEKILSAAKRAIDLTKRGHQVVMVVSARGKKTDELITLAEEITKTPAPREMDMLLSIGEQETVALMAMAIHTLGEKAVSLTGGQIGIVTDSTHTKSRIRKISTDRLRKHLDEGAIVVACGFQGVDEDGNITTLGRGGSDTTASALAAVLQAEECEIYTDVNGVYTTDPRVVPEARRIGTISYDDMLEMASLGAGVMHSRSIEFAKKFNVKLRVKPAYSTEDGTLIAPVGDDIDRPVTGLAIVKNEARVTLKGIPDRPGVMGTVFSKLAARKIPIDMVVQNVVSDGKAEVTFTVPEGDLAGTLTAAQEAVNEVGSGTVVSGTNVSKVSAVGTGMRTNTGVAAQMFRRLAEAGVNIQMITTSDIKISVLVDRNLSQAALRAVHQGFELDKAAVAATQPKAPKLAARDEKALQTAVADRLSNMEDIVVSDILHDDSQSRVTLHNVPDRPGLCAEIFETVARENLLVDMIVQNIGENGTTEVSFTVPRADLEKCLTTVGKLLERLHGAYVSHDRDISTLSVMGIGLRTHTGVGEKMFRCLAEAGINIKLINTSEIRISAVIDRKQGALGLERLVAAFGVAP
- a CDS encoding L28 family ribosomal protein, which translates into the protein MSTLKKNKRIKRAKKAAIYGDLKPVLGNSLTQRGKAKYLGGNGRKTTGIARRQFKQNLQEVRVVEDGKTVRRRVPVKMLRSGLIQKPVVREPFTIEEAK